The genomic window CCCGTATGCTTTTCGGCGCAGCCCGTCCGCCTTAAAACTAAAGGCCTCAACCCTCGGCATGAAGCACACGATATGGTCCTTTCACGCCGCACAAAGCGCGAGGGATAACACCGAGAAACAAAAACAACACGAAAAGGTCAGACGCGCTCGAGGATGACCGCGATGCCCTGGCCGACGCCAATGCACATCGTGCACAGCGCATAGCGGCCGCCACCCTTGTGCAACTGGTTCACCGCGGTCGTGGCAAGCCGCGCGCCGCTGGCACCCAGCGGATGGCCCAAGGCAATAGCACCGCCGTTGATGTTGACGCGCGCGTCGTCGTCCTTCAGGCCGAGCAGCCGCAGCACCGCGAGGCCTTGCGCCGCGAAGGCTTCGTTGAGCTCGATCACGTCCATCTGGTCGATCGTCAAGCCAGTGAGCGCCAACACCTTTTGCGTAGCAGGTGCCGGGCCGATGCCCATCACGCGAGGCGGCACACCGGCCGTCGCCATGCCGACGACACGCGCACGGGGTATCAGACCGTTCTTGGCCGCCATCGACTCGCTCGCCAGCAGCAGAGCGCATGCGCCATCGTTCACACCGCTGGCGTTACCGGCCGTCACGGTGCCATCGGGACGGACCACGCCCTTGAGCTTGGCAAGCGCTTCCATCGTGGTGTCACGCGGATGTTCGTCCTTGCTCACAACGATGGCCTCTCCCTTTTTCTGCGGCACGGTGACAGACACGATCTCGCTGTCGAAGAAGCCCGACTTCTGCGAAGCGACAGCGCGCTGCTGCGATGCCAGCGCCATGCGGTCTTGCGCTTCACGCTCGATCTTGTAGTCGGTCGCAACGTTCTCGGCGGTCTCGGGCATGGAGTCCACGCCATAGAGCTCTTTCATCTTCTTGTTGATGAAGCGCCAGCCGATGGTCGTGTCGTACACGGCGTTAGCGCGGCCGAACGCGCTCTCGGCCTTGGGCATCACGAACGGTGCGCGGCTCATGCTCTCGACGCCACCGGCGATCATCAACCCCGTCTCGCCGGCCTTGATGGCACGCGCTGCGGAGCCGACTGCGTCGAGCCCCGAACCGCAGAGCCGGTTGATGGTGGCGCCGCCGAGTTCGAGCGGCAGTCCGGCCAGCAACGACGACATGCGCGCCACGTTGCGGTTGTCTTCACCGGCCTGGTTGGCGCAGCCGTAGAGCACATCGCCGACGGCTTGCCAGTCGACTTGCTTGTTGCGCTCCATCAAGGCGCGCAGCGGCACGGCGCCGAGATCGTCGGTGCGAACGCTGCTGAGAGCACCGCCGTAGCGGCCG from Variovorax sp. PAMC28562 includes these protein-coding regions:
- the pcaF gene encoding 3-oxoadipyl-CoA thiolase, which codes for MSKNEAFICDAIRTPFGRYGGALSSVRTDDLGAVPLRALMERNKQVDWQAVGDVLYGCANQAGEDNRNVARMSSLLAGLPLELGGATINRLCGSGLDAVGSAARAIKAGETGLMIAGGVESMSRAPFVMPKAESAFGRANAVYDTTIGWRFINKKMKELYGVDSMPETAENVATDYKIEREAQDRMALASQQRAVASQKSGFFDSEIVSVTVPQKKGEAIVVSKDEHPRDTTMEALAKLKGVVRPDGTVTAGNASGVNDGACALLLASESMAAKNGLIPRARVVGMATAGVPPRVMGIGPAPATQKVLALTGLTIDQMDVIELNEAFAAQGLAVLRLLGLKDDDARVNINGGAIALGHPLGASGARLATTAVNQLHKGGGRYALCTMCIGVGQGIAVILERV